From Synergistaceae bacterium, a single genomic window includes:
- the eutM gene encoding ethanolamine utilization microcompartment protein EutM, which yields MARATDQALGMIETKGLVASIEATDAMVKAANVTLIGKVHVGGGLVTTMVRGDVGAVKAATDAGAAAAERVGELISVHVIPRPHEEVEYILPHIEK from the coding sequence ATGGCAAGAGCAACTGACCAAGCATTAGGAATGATAGAAACAAAAGGTCTCGTAGCCTCAATAGAAGCAACAGACGCCATGGTCAAAGCAGCAAACGTTACTTTGATCGGTAAAGTACACGTTGGAGGCGGACTTGTTACAACAATGGTTCGCGGCGACGTAGGTGCTGTTAAGGCAGCAACAGATGCAGGAGCAGCAGCAGCAGAGAGAGTCGGAGAACTTATTTCCGTACACGTAATCCCGCGTCCTCACGAAGAAGTGGAGTACATTCTTCCGCATATTGAAAAATAA